A region of Geobacillus sp. 46C-IIa DNA encodes the following proteins:
- a CDS encoding alkaline phosphatase → MKEENVVNELVKRLNEEVLNKRIDRRTLLHGAGKIAGLSLGMAIAQSLGGFDVHAAPKFADYPFQLGVASGDPLADSVVLWTRLAPDPLNGGGMPPHLVPVHWELAADEHFRHVIRRGTEMASPRLGHSVHVEVNGLKPNTVYYYRFKCGNEISPVGRTKTIPAPGAEVSEMLFAFASCQQFEHGYYTAYKHMARENLDLVFHLGDYIYEYGPNEYVSFTGNVRTHNSPEIITVQDYRNRYALYRSDADLRAAHAAFPWVVTWDDHEVENNYANVIPEDGQSVEAFIHRRAAAYQAYYEHMPLRKSSLPHAEHMRLYRSFAYGDLASFYVLDTRQYRDDQANGDGTKAHSPESLDPNRTLLGAEQEQWLLDHLGRSKTKWNVLAQQVFFAQRNFGTSLAPKYSMDAWDGYPAARQRITEFVVQNKMKNLIVLTGDVHANWASNLATDYDDPDALIFGAEFVGTSITSGGNGSDWRADTERVLAQNPHLRFFNNYRGYVRCRVTPEQWRADYRVIPYVTEPGADIWTRASLVYEKDGRGIREISSTSLPIGAKMSSEVEEDRHRAHARAREKQKEKKKGKIAN, encoded by the coding sequence ATGAAAGAGGAGAATGTTGTCAATGAGCTGGTGAAACGGTTGAATGAGGAGGTGCTGAACAAACGCATAGACCGCCGCACTCTTTTGCACGGTGCCGGCAAAATCGCGGGCCTGTCTCTCGGGATGGCGATCGCTCAGTCTTTAGGAGGATTTGACGTTCATGCGGCCCCGAAATTCGCCGATTATCCGTTTCAGCTTGGCGTTGCTTCTGGCGATCCGTTAGCAGACAGTGTCGTCTTATGGACAAGACTGGCTCCGGATCCGCTCAACGGAGGCGGAATGCCCCCGCATCTCGTTCCTGTTCATTGGGAATTGGCCGCCGATGAACATTTTCGGCATGTTATCCGCCGCGGCACCGAAATGGCTTCGCCTCGTCTTGGACACTCTGTTCACGTCGAGGTGAACGGCTTAAAGCCCAACACGGTCTATTATTACCGTTTTAAATGCGGAAATGAGATAAGCCCGGTCGGCAGAACAAAGACGATTCCTGCACCGGGGGCTGAGGTGTCGGAAATGTTATTTGCCTTTGCCTCGTGCCAGCAATTTGAGCACGGGTATTACACAGCGTACAAACATATGGCAAGAGAAAACCTCGATCTCGTTTTTCATCTCGGCGATTACATTTACGAATATGGACCGAACGAATACGTATCTTTTACCGGCAATGTGCGCACCCATAACAGCCCGGAAATTATCACCGTTCAAGATTACCGCAACCGCTATGCGTTGTACCGGTCTGACGCAGACTTGCGGGCGGCGCATGCGGCCTTTCCGTGGGTCGTGACGTGGGATGACCATGAGGTGGAAAACAACTACGCCAATGTGATCCCGGAGGATGGACAGTCTGTGGAAGCGTTCATTCACCGACGCGCGGCGGCATACCAAGCGTATTATGAACATATGCCGCTTCGGAAATCGTCGCTTCCGCACGCAGAACATATGCGTCTGTACCGCTCGTTTGCCTATGGCGACTTAGCTAGTTTCTATGTTTTAGATACGCGCCAATACCGCGATGATCAGGCAAACGGAGATGGGACAAAGGCGCATTCGCCGGAATCGCTCGACCCAAACCGAACCCTTCTTGGGGCTGAGCAGGAGCAATGGCTGCTCGATCACCTCGGCCGTTCAAAAACAAAATGGAATGTCTTGGCCCAGCAAGTGTTTTTTGCCCAGCGAAACTTTGGGACAAGCCTAGCGCCTAAATACAGCATGGATGCTTGGGATGGATATCCGGCGGCCCGTCAGCGCATTACTGAGTTTGTGGTGCAAAACAAGATGAAGAACTTGATTGTATTGACTGGCGATGTCCATGCCAATTGGGCGTCCAACTTGGCGACAGACTATGATGATCCGGATGCGCTGATCTTTGGCGCGGAGTTCGTCGGCACGTCTATCACGTCCGGCGGAAACGGTTCAGATTGGCGGGCGGATACAGAGCGAGTTTTGGCGCAAAATCCGCATCTTCGCTTTTTTAATAATTATCGCGGATATGTGCGCTGTCGGGTCACTCCGGAGCAGTGGCGCGCTGACTATCGGGTTATTCCATACGTCACCGAACCTGGGGCCGATATTTGGACGAGAGCATCGCTCGTGTATGAGAAAGATGGGCGGGGAATCCGGGAAATTTCGTCTACATCATTGCCGATCGGCGCTAAAATGTCAAGCGAGGTGGAAGAAGACCGCCATCGTGCCCACGCGCGCGCCAGAGAAAAGCAAAAAGAAAAGAAAAAAGGAAAAATCGCAAACTGA
- a CDS encoding nucleotidyltransferase domain-containing protein: protein METVIIQTLRPVLDPFVIYLFGSAARGALRPDSDVDIAFVSDGEPCDPYELFLLAGQLADKLGRDVDLVDLRRASTVFQAQVVSTGKAIDCRDERKRAEFEMKTLKMYVKLNEERAPVLKQITESGTIYEK, encoded by the coding sequence ATGGAGACGGTCATCATTCAGACCCTCCGCCCGGTTCTTGACCCGTTCGTCATTTATCTGTTCGGTTCAGCCGCCCGCGGGGCGCTGCGCCCAGACAGCGATGTCGATATCGCCTTTGTCAGCGACGGCGAACCGTGTGATCCGTATGAGTTGTTTCTGCTCGCAGGGCAGTTGGCTGACAAGCTGGGGCGCGACGTAGATCTTGTTGATTTGCGCCGAGCAAGCACGGTGTTTCAAGCGCAAGTCGTCTCGACGGGAAAAGCCATTGATTGCCGCGACGAGCGGAAACGGGCTGAGTTCGAAATGAAAACATTGAAAATGTATGTGAAGCTAAACGAAGAGAGAGCGCCGGTGTTAAAACAAATTACAGAAAGCGGGACCATATATGAAAAGTGA
- a CDS encoding DUF86 domain-containing protein, translating into MKSDVIFNKISVIERCLKRIREEYNDDPKNLQNYTKQDSIVLNLQRACEACIDLTMHIVAEQKFGLPQHSRDAFALLEEHGVISPSVSKKMKAMVGFRNIAVHDYQPLNLGILQAIVERHLDDFKPFAEAILRYAKENN; encoded by the coding sequence ATGAAAAGTGATGTCATTTTCAACAAGATAAGCGTAATCGAACGCTGCTTGAAACGAATTCGTGAAGAATATAACGACGACCCAAAAAATTTACAAAATTACACAAAACAAGATTCGATCGTTCTGAATTTGCAGCGGGCGTGCGAGGCCTGCATCGATTTGACCATGCATATCGTTGCCGAGCAAAAATTCGGATTGCCGCAGCATAGCCGCGATGCGTTCGCTCTCCTCGAAGAACATGGGGTCATCTCCCCTTCCGTAAGCAAAAAGATGAAGGCGATGGTCGGATTCCGCAACATCGCCGTTCACGACTACCAACCACTGAACCTTGGCATCTTGCAAGCCATCGTTGAACGACATCTTGATGATTTCAAACCGTTTGCCGAAGCCATCCTCCGTTATGCGAAGGAAAACAACTAG
- a CDS encoding TetR/AcrR family transcriptional regulator has translation MSEHSWIQELLQIGGKEGQFSEKQLKILEAAVEMFAEKGYAATSTSEIAKKAGVAEGTIFRHYKTKKDLLLAIVTPTLFQSVAPFLVKEFVREVFDNEYETYEQFLRAVLANRYAFVKTYLPAIRVLWQELAFHSEIKQCFQRVFTEHVYPKFARIVRHFQAKGELAELPVDSVIRLTITSLAGFLAARFLLLPDHNWDDEAEMERTIRVLMNGLRR, from the coding sequence ATGAGCGAGCATTCATGGATTCAGGAATTGTTGCAAATCGGCGGCAAGGAAGGGCAGTTCAGTGAAAAGCAGCTAAAAATTTTGGAAGCCGCAGTGGAAATGTTTGCCGAAAAAGGCTATGCGGCGACTTCCACGAGTGAAATCGCCAAAAAGGCCGGGGTGGCGGAAGGCACAATCTTCCGCCACTATAAGACGAAAAAAGACTTATTGTTGGCGATCGTCACGCCGACATTGTTTCAATCCGTCGCCCCGTTTTTGGTGAAAGAGTTTGTCCGCGAAGTGTTTGACAACGAATATGAGACGTATGAACAGTTTTTGCGTGCAGTGCTCGCCAACCGCTATGCGTTTGTGAAAACGTATTTGCCGGCGATTCGCGTGCTCTGGCAGGAGCTGGCCTTTCATTCCGAGATTAAACAGTGCTTTCAACGCGTGTTTACCGAGCATGTGTATCCAAAATTCGCCCGCATTGTCCGCCATTTTCAAGCGAAAGGGGAGTTGGCCGAGCTGCCGGTCGATTCGGTCATCCGCTTGACGATCACATCGCTCGCCGGTTTTTTGGCCGCCCGCTTTCTCCTTTTGCCTGACCACAACTGGGACGATGAGGCGGAAATGGAACGGACGATCCGCGTGTTGATGAACGGTCTGCGGCGCTAA
- a CDS encoding ABC transporter permease: MRVLAIVVRIIRQFFRDKRTLALMIVAPMFVLLLMDLVFNGEEYKPAIAVSEHVPEAVVDKLNEAGASVKELSAKQARKQLDDQDIDAWLDMSRSAPHLTLEGSDPTANQAVMAAVQQAFQSIAPNPPFQLKTTYWHGSSDMASFDYFGPVLIGFFVFFFVFLIAGVSFLRERTNGTLERLMATPLRRWEMVAGYMIGFGLFTTIQASLISWFAIDGLDMMMEGSFGYVLLITFLLAMAALALGMLLSAFANNELQMVQFIPLVIVPQVFFSGLFNLDTMAEWLRSLSVVMPLTYGADALRDIMVRGEGFRAIAVDVYVLLGFTLLFMVFNVVALKKYRKL, translated from the coding sequence ATGAGAGTGCTGGCCATTGTCGTCCGCATAATCCGCCAGTTTTTCCGCGACAAGCGCACGCTGGCGCTCATGATTGTCGCGCCGATGTTCGTCTTGTTGTTAATGGATTTGGTGTTTAATGGCGAAGAATACAAACCAGCCATTGCCGTCAGCGAACACGTGCCTGAGGCGGTTGTTGACAAATTGAACGAAGCGGGAGCGAGCGTGAAAGAGCTGTCAGCAAAACAAGCGCGAAAGCAGCTGGACGATCAAGACATTGATGCATGGCTTGACATGAGCAGAAGCGCTCCGCACCTTACGCTGGAAGGTAGCGATCCAACCGCCAATCAGGCGGTGATGGCCGCGGTGCAGCAGGCATTTCAGTCCATAGCGCCCAATCCCCCGTTTCAGCTGAAAACAACGTATTGGCACGGGTCAAGCGACATGGCGTCATTCGATTATTTTGGCCCCGTGTTGATCGGCTTTTTCGTCTTCTTTTTCGTCTTTTTGATTGCCGGAGTGTCATTTTTGCGCGAACGGACGAATGGGACGCTCGAGCGGTTGATGGCGACGCCCCTCAGGCGCTGGGAAATGGTCGCCGGCTACATGATCGGGTTCGGGTTGTTTACGACGATTCAGGCAAGCTTAATTTCATGGTTTGCCATTGATGGGCTCGACATGATGATGGAAGGTTCATTCGGGTATGTGCTGCTCATTACGTTTTTGCTGGCGATGGCGGCGCTGGCGCTCGGGATGCTGCTGTCGGCGTTCGCCAACAACGAGCTGCAAATGGTGCAGTTTATCCCGCTTGTCATCGTGCCGCAAGTGTTTTTCTCCGGCTTGTTCAACTTGGACACGATGGCGGAGTGGCTTCGTTCGCTGAGCGTCGTCATGCCGCTCACCTACGGGGCGGATGCGCTGCGCGATATTATGGTGCGGGGGGAAGGCTTTCGCGCCATCGCTGTGGATGTGTACGTGCTGCTTGGCTTTACGTTGCTGTTTATGGTATTCAATGTAGTAGCATTGAAAAAATACCGCAAGCTGTAA
- a CDS encoding GNAT family N-acetyltransferase, which produces MIRKADLTDAPAIAAVHVESWKTTYRGIVPDAYLETLAVEEKQTLWEKGLSQADHSVFVAEENGRVVGFISGGRNRASGGPAAQYDGELYAVYLLKEAQGKGLGRQLVQASARDLAQNGIHSLVVWVLAANPSRGFYERLGGKKLAEERVEIGGKALWEWCYGWQDIQTLN; this is translated from the coding sequence ATGATTCGGAAAGCCGATTTAACCGATGCGCCGGCGATTGCCGCTGTCCATGTGGAAAGTTGGAAGACAACATACCGCGGCATTGTGCCGGACGCGTACTTGGAGACGTTGGCAGTGGAAGAAAAGCAAACGTTATGGGAGAAGGGGCTCAGCCAAGCGGACCATTCCGTGTTTGTTGCCGAGGAAAACGGGCGCGTCGTTGGGTTCATCTCCGGCGGACGAAACCGGGCGAGCGGCGGCCCAGCGGCCCAATATGACGGGGAGCTGTACGCGGTTTATTTGCTGAAAGAGGCGCAAGGAAAAGGGCTTGGCCGGCAGCTTGTGCAAGCATCGGCCCGCGACTTGGCGCAAAACGGCATTCATTCGCTGGTTGTCTGGGTGCTTGCTGCCAACCCGTCGCGCGGTTTTTACGAACGGCTTGGCGGCAAAAAGTTGGCCGAGGAAAGGGTGGAAATCGGCGGAAAAGCGTTATGGGAGTGGTGCTACGGCTGGCAAGACATTCAAACGCTGAACTAG
- a CDS encoding M3 family oligoendopeptidase — translation MKFSAFHYERPDMDQLQASFQEALDAFRRAGSAALQHEAMKRINALRRRYSTMANLCHIRHTIDTNDEFYKKEQDFFDETEPVVKGLINDYYRALVESPFRAELEKVWGKQLFALAETQLKTYAPAVMEDLQKENKLASEYTKLIASAKIMFEGEERTLAQLQPFVESPDRSMRKRASEARFSFFTDHEKELDELYDELVHVRTAIARKLGFPTFVQLGYARLGRTDYNDEMVANFRRQVKMHIVPLASKLRERQRQRIQVDRLTYYDEPFMFPSGNPAPKGDAAWIVDNGRRMYEELSPETGAFFRYMIEHELMDLVAKKGKASGGYCTYIDDYQAPFIFSNFTGTSGDIDVLTHEAGHAFQVYESRHYDIPEYNWPTLEACEIHSMSMEFFTWPWMELFFAEDADKYRFAHLSDALLFLPYGVAVDEFQHAVYERPNMTPAERKKTWRDIENVYLPTRDYDGHDYLERGGFWQRQGHIYTDPFYYIDYTLAQVCAFQFWKRAQDDRTAAWRDYVALCRLGGSRPFTELVQCANLVSPFADGAVASVVGHIERWLDRVDDKSL, via the coding sequence TTGAAATTTTCCGCATTTCATTATGAGCGGCCCGACATGGATCAGCTGCAGGCGTCGTTTCAGGAGGCGCTCGATGCGTTTCGCCGCGCCGGGAGCGCTGCTTTGCAGCACGAGGCGATGAAGCGGATCAATGCACTGCGCCGCCGCTACAGCACGATGGCGAACCTTTGTCATATCCGCCATACGATCGATACAAACGATGAGTTTTATAAGAAAGAACAAGACTTTTTTGATGAAACGGAACCGGTCGTCAAGGGGCTCATCAACGATTATTACCGTGCACTTGTTGAGTCCCCGTTTCGCGCTGAGCTTGAAAAAGTGTGGGGGAAACAGCTGTTTGCTTTGGCGGAGACGCAGCTGAAAACGTACGCTCCGGCAGTGATGGAAGATTTGCAAAAAGAAAACAAGCTGGCGAGCGAATATACGAAGCTGATTGCGTCGGCAAAAATCATGTTTGAAGGCGAAGAGCGGACGCTTGCGCAGCTGCAGCCGTTCGTGGAATCGCCGGATCGCTCGATGCGCAAGCGGGCGAGCGAAGCAAGGTTTTCGTTTTTCACGGATCATGAAAAAGAGCTCGATGAGCTGTACGATGAGCTCGTCCATGTGCGCACGGCGATCGCCCGAAAATTAGGATTTCCCACCTTTGTTCAGCTCGGCTATGCCCGTTTAGGCCGAACCGATTACAATGACGAGATGGTCGCCAACTTCCGCCGGCAAGTGAAAATGCACATCGTCCCGCTCGCCTCCAAGCTGCGCGAGCGCCAGCGGCAGCGGATTCAGGTCGACCGGCTTACGTATTATGATGAGCCGTTCATGTTCCCGAGCGGCAACCCGGCGCCAAAAGGGGACGCCGCTTGGATCGTTGACAACGGCCGGCGCATGTATGAAGAGCTGTCCCCGGAAACGGGCGCGTTTTTCCGCTATATGATCGAACATGAATTAATGGACCTCGTCGCCAAAAAGGGGAAAGCGAGCGGCGGCTATTGCACGTATATTGACGACTACCAGGCGCCGTTTATTTTCTCGAACTTTACCGGAACATCCGGCGACATTGACGTACTGACCCATGAAGCGGGGCATGCGTTCCAAGTGTATGAAAGCCGCCATTACGATATCCCGGAATACAACTGGCCGACGCTTGAGGCGTGCGAAATCCATTCGATGAGCATGGAATTTTTCACATGGCCGTGGATGGAGCTGTTCTTCGCCGAAGACGCCGACAAATATCGGTTTGCCCATTTGAGCGACGCGCTCTTGTTTTTGCCGTACGGTGTCGCCGTCGATGAATTCCAGCACGCCGTCTACGAGCGCCCGAACATGACGCCGGCCGAGCGGAAGAAAACGTGGCGTGACATTGAGAACGTGTATTTGCCGACAAGGGATTACGACGGCCACGATTACCTTGAACGCGGCGGCTTTTGGCAGCGGCAAGGGCACATTTACACCGACCCGTTTTATTACATCGACTACACCCTCGCGCAAGTGTGCGCGTTCCAGTTTTGGAAGCGGGCGCAAGACGACCGGACTGCGGCGTGGCGCGACTATGTGGCGCTTTGCCGATTGGGAGGCAGCCGGCCGTTCACCGAGCTCGTCCAATGCGCCAACCTCGTGTCGCCGTTTGCCGACGGGGCGGTCGCTTCGGTCGTCGGCCACATTGAACGATGGCTCGATCGCGTCGATGACAAATCATTGTGA
- a CDS encoding amino acid permease produces the protein MNNNRQLGFWVLTALVVGNMVGSGIFMLPRSLAEAASPIGVMFAWLLTGVGVLMTALVFGNLAIRKPNLGGGPQIYAKELFPKGSNLSILSGFMSSWGYWVGNFAGNVAIITTFSSYLSTFFPVLTSDKTVLTMGSFTLKLGNLLTFLVCTALLWVMHAIILRGVEDAGKLNFAATAAKVLGFFLFIVIALFAFDRAVVGPLDAPRYDGDGQPLGLLGQINNAALSTLWAFVGVESAMVFASRARKQADVKRATIAGLLIALAIYIGISFLVMGVLPQDKLIQSEKPLVDAIVAIVGPTGGYVLAGLGLISLLGSTLGWILLSAEVPYQAAKQGLFLPAFLKENKKNVPSFSLTLSNALAQLFIFSTISHSMAAAFDFVIYIATLAYLVPYLIASVFQLKLALTGETYAAARGRLADGMIAALATVYSVWVVIAGTADMKTFLLGVALLASGVIFYPQVKKAAQQTNDKEKLSA, from the coding sequence TTGAACAACAACCGGCAACTCGGGTTTTGGGTGTTAACGGCGTTAGTCGTTGGCAATATGGTCGGATCCGGCATTTTTATGCTGCCGCGCTCATTGGCAGAGGCGGCAAGCCCGATTGGCGTCATGTTCGCCTGGCTATTGACCGGCGTCGGCGTGTTAATGACGGCGCTTGTATTTGGCAACTTGGCGATCCGCAAGCCGAACTTGGGCGGCGGGCCGCAAATTTATGCGAAAGAGCTGTTCCCGAAAGGTTCGAACTTGTCGATTTTATCCGGTTTTATGTCGTCGTGGGGCTACTGGGTCGGCAATTTTGCCGGCAATGTCGCCATCATCACGACGTTTTCGAGCTACTTGTCGACCTTTTTCCCTGTATTAACAAGCGATAAAACCGTGCTTACAATGGGCTCGTTTACGCTAAAGCTTGGGAATTTGCTTACATTTCTCGTCTGCACGGCGCTTCTTTGGGTGATGCACGCCATTATTTTGCGCGGCGTAGAAGATGCCGGCAAGTTAAATTTCGCGGCGACAGCAGCGAAAGTGCTCGGCTTTTTCCTGTTTATTGTCATCGCCTTGTTCGCTTTTGACAGGGCGGTCGTCGGTCCGCTTGATGCCCCGCGTTATGACGGAGACGGACAGCCGCTCGGTCTGCTTGGACAAATCAACAATGCCGCTTTATCGACGCTTTGGGCGTTTGTCGGCGTTGAATCGGCGATGGTGTTCGCTTCGCGGGCGCGCAAACAGGCAGATGTGAAGCGGGCGACGATCGCCGGCCTGCTCATCGCCTTAGCCATTTATATCGGCATCAGCTTTTTGGTGATGGGCGTCTTGCCGCAAGACAAGCTCATTCAATCGGAGAAGCCGCTCGTCGATGCCATTGTCGCCATCGTCGGTCCGACCGGCGGCTACGTGCTTGCTGGCCTCGGTCTCATCAGCTTGCTCGGTTCCACGCTCGGCTGGATTTTGTTGAGCGCAGAAGTGCCGTACCAGGCGGCGAAACAAGGACTGTTTCTGCCGGCCTTTTTGAAAGAAAACAAGAAAAACGTGCCAAGCTTCTCGTTGACGCTATCGAATGCATTGGCCCAGCTGTTCATTTTCTCGACCATTTCCCATTCGATGGCGGCAGCGTTCGACTTTGTCATTTACATCGCTACGCTCGCCTATCTCGTTCCATATTTGATCGCTTCTGTCTTCCAGCTGAAACTCGCGCTCACCGGGGAAACGTATGCAGCAGCGCGCGGGCGGCTGGCTGACGGCATGATCGCTGCTTTGGCGACCGTCTACTCCGTCTGGGTCGTCATCGCTGG